TCCTCACGCTCGAGAAAATAGGAAACTGGCGGATGAGATCCCGGGCCATGGCTTCTGCAAGCGCCTCCAAAGTGTGGAAGCGCTTGCCGGTAGCCAATTGCTCGATCCGGGCGGCAACAATGGCGTAATCGACGGACGCCGAAAGGTCATCCTGCTCATGGGTCCCTCTCGCGACGAGGTCGGCGCGTACGTCAAAGCGAAACCGTTGTCCAAGGCACCGTTCCTCCTCGAACACGCCATGGTGTGCGTAGATTTCGAGAGCTTGAATGTGCAGAGCCGTGTTCACGCGGCGAGCGCACTATTTTCGAGCGCGCCGTCGAGAAAACCAAGGAGTGCGTTCGACAGTTCCAAAGCCGCCGAGACGGCTTCTTCGGCATCATCGTCAGTGAGCTGGTTCAGTAACGCGCGGCAGACGTCCGCATGTTCTACGTCTGCGCTGGCATGCACCGCAAAGAACCGCGTGGCCGTTTCGTCGCGAGCACCGTAAAACTCTTGAAGACCTTTGATCTTAGTCAGTGCGACGTCCGGCATCTGGCTCTCATAGGCATAGAGCGCGCCCAGCGCTGCGGGGTAGGATTGGCGACTTAGGCGTAAAAACGTGTCTATGAGGTTCTTCGTCTGCGCGCGCGGGATCGTTGCGCGAACCTGAGCCTCTTCGGCGCCTATGCCTCTGGCAAAATCGAGCCAAAGCGCAGCGTGCGGTTTGTGTCCGTCGCTTAAGCCTTCTTCTTCGCTCAAATTCTCTGCAAGCATGCGTCGCCCGGCGCTGTTTGGACAGGAGCTGTGAGCAGCACTCACCACACGGGGAAACGCCTCGACGTGCTGAAAGTATTGACAAGCGTAGTCAGAAAGATCTCCACGGCTCAGCGCTCCAATCTCCCACGCCCGGTAGAACGCATGATCCAACATCCGGCGCTTGATGATGACACTATCAAGGCGGGTCGAGAGGAAGTTCTGACTCATGAAGAGTGTCTCCTTCGCAAGCTAAGCGGGTTCAGCGTGTCTTTGCAGTTGCCGCCGCGGTGGCGGCGGCGAGCGTGTTGTCCAACAGACAGGCGATAGTCATCGGCCCCACACCGCCGGGGACGGGCGTGATGAACCCGGCGACGGCTTGCGCCTCATTGAAACAAACATCGCCGACGATTCTGCCGCTGCGGCGGTTGATGCCTACGTCGATGACAATGGCGCCTGGTTTAATCCAATCGCCGCGCACCATTTCTGCGCGGCCGGCGGCGGCGATCAAAATATCTGCTGCTCTCGTGACGACCGGCAAATCGCAGGTTTTGGAATGAGCCACGGTCACGGTGCAATCGGCGGAGAGAAGAAGGTGCGCCATCGGCTTGCCAACGATATTAGAGCGTCCAATTACAACCGCGTTCAGTCCCGCAAGATTGCTGCGCGCCTCGCGGATCAACAACATACAGCCCTTGGGTGTGCATGGTGTGAGAGCGGGCAGACCTCGCACCAGCAGCCCTGAATTGACGACGTGGAAGCCATCAACATCCTTTGCTGGCGAGATGGCCGCCAATATCTCCGCTTCGTCCAAGTGTCCTGGCAGCGGCAATTGTACCAGGATGGCGTCCATCGCTGCGTCATGATTGAGCGCTTCAATCAGGCCAAGCAGTTCTGCCTGTTCAACATCGCGTGCGAGGCGGTGCGTGCGCGAGAAGAAGCCTCTTTCGCGCGCCGTCGCTTCCTTGCGGCCGACGTAGGTTGCGCTCGCCGAGTCATCGCCCACCAGAATGACTGCCAAGCCAGGCGCGCGGCCCCATATGCGGCGGAAATCCGCAACGCGTGGCGCAATAGCGTCCAAGAGGCGCCTCGCACAGTCGAGACCATCAAGACGGCGAGCTGAAACTGGCTGCATGTCGCGGGCAACGTTTCGTAGCTGAAGTCAATATTGTGAGGCGGTTTCTGGCGTCCCGCGCCTGCTCAGGCCGGGGCGTCCGAAACCAGCATCAGCGTCTTCCATAGGGAAGCCTATTGTTTTCGGCAAGCGTGATTTTCCTGCGGGGCTTCGACGCGGCGCTTAGCGCCGCGATTTTTGACGCGGTCTGGAGGCTGGCGGGTCGCCCTTAAGGGCGCGAAAATAGGCGTCGGATAGCTCAAGTCGCTCGGCGCGGCTCTCGGCGATGCGCATCGCGTAATAGCCCACCTGGTGATAGTAGGCCACGCGCGCGCGTACCGCCGCATCTTCGCGCGAGTAACCCCAGCCTTCGTACATTTCCTGAACCAGCGCGATTCGCGTGACGTCAACGCGGCGCACGATTTTATCAGCTTTTATCGAGGTTCGCGCCCAATCTCTCACGGCCGCATCGTAGGCCGGGTCAAAATCGAGTTCGAGTACCCAGACCCTTTGCAGCGCTCGCAATTGGGCATCCGGGTCGCCGGCATTGGCGCGGATTGCGCCTAGATAGCCAATCGAATTCGTGCTCTCCCAGTCCGCCAGCAAATCGCCGAGCAATTCCTGGCGGTTTTTGAAATGCCAGTAGAAACTGCCTGTGGTGACCCCGAGCGTCTCTGCAAGATGCTCGACCTTAACCCGACCTTCACCGCCCTTGATCAGGGCGTCGCGCGCTGCGGCGATCCAATCGGCACGGGCGAGGCGGGGAGATTTGGCCAGGGCGGCGCGGGTGCTCATGGACGACTAATTGCCCCTGTTTCGATCGAAATTGCAACTTCTCGGCTTCAACAGCGTGGAAACACTCTAGCCAAACGCCGTAGGTAAGCCTATTGAGACCATAGGGAAGCCTATGGATCGGCTGTGACACGTTACTCCGCTTTGCGCGTGTTTTGGGAAGGCGTCCGCGGGCAAACCGGGTGGTCGCAAGCCTGGCGTTCGCCAGAACCGAAGCCTCGCTATGACGTCGTCATTGTCGGCGGCGGCGGGCATGGGTTGGCCACAGCTTATTATCTGGCGAAAAACCACGGCGTTACGAACGTGGCGGTGCTTGAGCGCGGTTGGATTGGGGGAGGCAACACCGGGCGCAACACCACGATAATTCGTTCGGATTACTATTATCCGTCGAGCATCGCGCTTTTTGAGCTCTCCTTGAAGCTCTATGAAAAGTTGTCGCTCGAGCTCAACTACAATGTGATGTTTTCTCAGCGCGGGATGGTCGTGGCGGGCCATTCTCGTCACGACATGGAAAACATGGAGCGGCTAGTCCGGGCGATGGCGCTTCATGGTGTCGACGTGCGCATGCTCGACCGCGAAGCAATAGCGAGACGCGTGCCCCCGCTCGATTGCTCGCCGAACGCGCGCTTTCCGGTTTGGGGCGGCTACGTGCAAGAACGGGCGGGACCTGCCCGTCATGATGCGGTCGCCTGGGGTTTCGCGCGTGGGGCCGACCAGCTGGGCGTGGACATCATTCAGAATTGCGAGGTTCGCGGTTTTCGAAAAAACGAGACCGGGCGTGTGATCGCTGTGGAGACGTCGCTTGGCGTTATTCAGGCGGACAAAATCGCACTCGCTGTTGCTGGGCACTCCAGCGTGGTTGCGCGTGAGGCAGGATTAGAATTGCCTGTTACCTCTTATGCGCTGCAGGCGTTCGTAAGCGAGCCGGTCAAGCCTGCGCTCGACGTTGTGTCGCGGTCGCTGGCGACGGGCACCTACATTTCGCAGTCGGACAAAGGCGGTCTTGTCTTCGGCGGGGCGCTCGATCTCTATCCGTCATATGCGCAGCGCGGAAATTTGCCGGTGGGCGCTCGCGTGATCGCAGCGATTGCCGATCAATATCCAAGTTTCTCGCGGGTCCGACTGCTTAGGCAATGGGCTGGGATCGTCGATGTGGTCCACGATTCAAGTCCAATTCTCGGGGAGACGCCAGTGCCTGGGCTCTACCTCAATTGCGGCTGGGGCACAGGCGGTTTCAAAGCCATCCCTGCGGGAGGCGTCCTGCTTGCGCATCACTTGGCGACAGATCGGTCACATCCGATCGCGCAGCCTTTTTCACTCGACCGTTTCCGCACTGGCGCGCTCCTCGATGAAGCCGCCGGCGCTGGCATCGCGCATTAGAGGCGCCGCTCATGCTATTGCTCCATTGCCCTTGGTGTGGTCCCCGCGATGAAGTCGAATTCCGATGCGGTGGACAAAGCCACATCACACGTCCGGAACCGTTCGACCAAGTGAGTGACGCCCAGTGGGCGCACTACTTGTTTTTTCGCATCAACCCCAAAGGTCTCCACTTTGAACGGTGGTTGCATGAGGCGGGTTGCCTCCAATGGTTCAACGTCGCACGCGACACCCGAACCCATAAAATCCACGCCGTCTACAAAATGACCGATCCGAAGCCCGTGATCGCCGACGAGGTGGCGCGATGACCGGTGTGCGGTTGCCAAAGGGCGGGCGGCTCATCGATCGCCAACGTCCTTTGTCCTTCTCCTTCGAGGGTCAACAGCTTCAGGGTTATGTGGGTGACACGCTCGCGTCGGCCCTGCTGGCCAGCGGTAAGAGCGTTGTCGGCAGATCGTTCAAATATCACCGTCCGCGCGGGATATTCGCAGCCGGCGTTGAGGAGCCCAACGCGTTGATGCAAGTCGGCGAGGGTGGACGCGCTGACGCGAATCTCGTCGCAACCCAGATCGCGCTCCATGATGGATTGAGCGCGCGGGCGGTCAATTGTTGGCCGAGCGCTGCGTTCGACCTGGGTGCAATCAACAACGCCTTGGCGCGCTTTTTTCCCGCGGGCTTTTATTACAAGACGTTTCTTTGGCCGAACTGGCGCGTCTACGAGCCGGTCATTCGCCGCGCTGCAGGCTTGGGCAAGGCGTCCGAGCAGCCGGATGCGGACGCTTATGAAACACGATTTGCACATTGCGACGTGCTTGTTGTCGGCGGCGGGCCGGCAGGGATCTCGGCAGCGCTCACCGCGCAGAGTTCTGGCGCCCGGGTCATGCTCGTGGAGCAAGACGCAAGGCTCGGTGGAAGTTTGCGATGGCGCGGCGGCGAGATTGACGATGCGCCGTCCGAGACTTGGTTGAGTCACGTAGAAGCGACGCTTCAAGCCGGTTCGCGCACGAAACTTCTTAAAAGGACGATGGCGGTCGGCTATTTCGACCACAACAGCGTCGCGCTCCTGCAGAGCTTCGATGTCCAAGCAGGTCAATGTGCCGCTTCAGCTCGCATGCGCCTTTGGCAGGTGCGCGCCAAACGAGTCATTCTCGCTAGCGGGGCAATCGAACGTCCGCTTGTGTTTCCAGGCAATGACCGGCCAGGCGTCATGCTAGCCTCCGCGGTCGCACGCTATATCGGCGACTATGGCGTGCGATGCGGTGAAGCCGCGCTCTTTCTCGCAAACAACGATAGCGCCTATGCGAGCGCTCAAGCCTATCGGATGGCGGGCGGAAACATAAAAGCGATTGTCGACACAAGAGCCGATCCGGGCGTCGAAGCCGCGCGCTTAGCGGCAGAGGGCGTTGAGGTCATCGCTGGCGGCACGGTTGTTATGACGAAGGGCGCCAAGAGAATTAGCGCCGCGCGCGTTAGGACAGCATCCGGGGCCGAGCTGGAACTGCGTATCGATCTGTTGGCGGTCTCTGGCGGATGGACGCCGACTATCCATTTGCATTGCCAATCTGGCGGGCTGCCGAAATGGGACGACCGCTTCGCTTGTCTGGTCCCTGGACCGTCGGTGCAAAACGAAACATCGGTCGGCGCGAGCGCTGGAGTGTTTTCGCTTGGTGAAGCGATGAAGCAAGGCGCTCGAGCAGGCGCGGACGCGGCGCAAGCGGCGGGATATAACTGCGATTCAGCTACGCCCGCGCCTCAAGCACGATCAACCATCTCCTTCGCGATCGAACCGGTTTGGATGATGGAGGGCAAAGGCAAAGCGTTCGTCGATTTGCAGAACGATGTGACCGCCGGCGATATCGAATTGGCGCACCGCGAAAACTTCGTCTCGGTCGAGCATCTGAAGCGGTACACAACGCTCGGAATGGGCACGGATCAAGGCAAGACTTCGAATGTGAATGCGCTTGCGCTGATGGGGCAAATGCGAGGAAGCCCGCCCGCGCAGTCGGGTGTCACGCGCTATCGTTTCCCTTTTGCGCCGCTGCCCATTGGCGCGTTAAACGGTTTTGATCGGAGCGAAACGCTTCGGCCATCGCGTCGCTTGCCGCTGCATGATTGGCATACCGGCGCAGGCGCGGTGTTCGAAGAATATGGAAGCTGGATGCGACCGGCGCGTTACCCGCGTGGCGGCGAGACTCGTTTCGACGCTGAGCAACGCGAGGCGCGCACGGTTCGTGAAGCGGTCGGCATTTTCGACGGCTCGCCCCTTGGAAAGATCGAGGTCTTAGGCCCAGACGCAGGACGCTTTCTCGACCGTATCTATGCCAATCGCATGTCTGACTTGGCTGTCGGCAGATGCCGCTATGGCCTCATGTTAAACGAGCTCGGCGTCGTCATCGACGATGGCGTCGCGAGCCGCCTCGATGAAAATCGGTTCTTGGTCGGCACAACGAGCGCCGGCGCCGCGCGCATAGCGGCGTGGCTCGAGGAATGGTTGCAATGCGAATGGACAAGTTTGAACGTGCTCGTTGCGCCAGTGACCCATTGCTGGGGTGTCGTGACCGTCACGGGACCGAAAGCCCGCGAAACGATGGCGCGCGTTGGCGTGAACTTTGACATCGGGCCAGAGGGGTTCAAGCATCTGAGTTGGCGCGAAGGCGAGGTGGGAGGAGTATCCGCCCGCGTATTTCGCGTGAGCTATACGGGCGAAGTATCCTATGAAATCAACGTAGCGCCTTCGCGCATAAGCGAAGTATGGCGCTCATGTTTCGAAGCCGGCAAAGAGTTAGGCATAGCGCCGGTGGGAATAGACGCCTGGGATGTGCTGCGCACCGAGCGCGGCTTTTTGCACGTTGGCTCTGACACTGACGGCACAACCTCTGCTCTGGATGCGGGCTGGGGGCGGGTCCTGAAGCGCAAAGATGACTTCGTCGGCCGCCGCTCCCTAATGCGCCCGGATGACCAACGTGCAAACAGATTGAACTTCGTCGGTATCGAACCTGTCAGTCCTGACGCACCGATCAGAGTTGGCCTTCCCGTGATCGCCAAGGCCGCCGCGAAACGCTCCGATGGATATATCACATCGGCATGTTTTAGCCCGACGCTGGGTCGTTACGTCGGCCTCGGCATGATTGAGGACGGCCGCGCGCGCATCGGCGAAACCATCGCGCTCGCCGCCGATGGCGCTCAAATCATCGCCAAAATCACCGTCCCCGGCGCGTTCGACCCAAAGGGAGAGAGGGTCCATGGCTGATGCTGCTGTCGTTCGCCGTTTCTTGGGCGAAGGCCTTTCGATTGAAGAGCAACTTGTCAGCGGTGCAATCGTGCGTCTGCGCAAACCGGACGCGGCGTTGCTTGGCGGCATTGGTGCGGCGCTAACAGTGCCACTTCCACAGAAACCCAACAGCCTTGAACGAGAAGGCGGACCCCAAGCATGCTGGCTTGCCCCAGGCGAATGGGCCGTGTTCGGCGCTAAATTTGAAGACGTACAGACCCAAGTAGCGCGCGTATGCGCAGGCGCCGTCACGCATCACGTTGCTGACATTGGCGAGGCCTGGCGTTGTTGGCGTGTCAGCGGTGAGGCTGCTGAGCCAATCCTGGCTAATGGGTGTCCACTCGATCTGGAGGGCGTGCAGGGGGCAAAAGGCTGCGCCCGCACGCTCTTGGGGCAGACCAACGTTCTGCTCGTGTGGACGTCTGACGGCTGGACGATCTATGCCGAGCGGGCTTTGGCGCAATTTATATGGGCTTGGTTTTCCCGCGCCGGGCGGGCGTGGAATCTTTGCGAGGCGGCCTAATCATGCGATCGAGAGAGCACTACGTCCTGCTGTTGAGATGCCCTGACGTACGCGGCGTCGTGGCTGCCGTTGCGAGTTATCTCGCGGAGAATAACGCCAACATAATCGAATCGAACCAATTCAATGATTCGGTTGGAAACCAGTTCTATATGCGCGTTAGCTTCCAAGCCGATGGCGAGATGCCAAGCCTTCAGGATCTTGACCGAGGTTTTGCGAAGGTAGCTCAACCTTATGCGATGACCTGGGAGTTTCACGACGCGCGGATTAAGCCGCGCGTTCTCATCGCCGTGTCGAAGATACCTCATTGCCTCAGCGATCTGTTGAGCCGTTGGCGCTCTGGCTTGTTGGCGATCGATGTCCCCGCCGTTGTCTCCAATCATGACGACATGCGCTCCTTTGTGGAGTGGCACGGCATTGACTATCACCACTTACCGGTCACATCGGACACAAAGCGCGAGCAAGAGGCGAGGCTGGCGACTCTTGTTGACGAGATGAATATCGATGTCGTCGTCCTTGCGCGGTACATGCAGGTGCTCTCGCGTGATCTTTGCGGCAAGCTGTCGGGCAAATGCATCAACATCCACCATTCATTTTTGCCTAGCTTCAAAGGGGCGGGACCCTACACACAAGCCCATCAACGCGGCGTGAAATTGATCGGCGCTACCGCCCATTATGTGACGACCGATTTGGACGAGGGACCAATCATCGAACAGGATGTTGAACGTGTCAGCCATGCGCATACGCCCTCGGACTTGGTGCTGATTGGCCGCGACATCGAAAGCCGTGTGCTGGCCCGTGCCGTCAAATGGCATGTCGAGCGCCGCGTGATTCTAAACGGCAATAAGACGATCGTGTTTCCCTAAGCCAGATCGTCAAGCTTTGAGGGAGAAGAGCAATGTCCGGCTGGTCGGAGCGCCGCACTCGTCCTGGCGTGCTCGCTGGGCTGCGTGACCAGTTGCGGGACGTGCTCGGTGCGCGCGTCTTGGACTCAGAGGCGGTGCGCGATCAACACAGCCGCGACGAAGCGTTTCACCAAGCGCTGCCAGACCTCGTCGCATTTCCACAAACCGCCGAAGAAATCGCCAGCATATTGCGCGCGTGCAAGGCTTATGAATGCCCCGTCACGCCCTGGGGCGCTGGCACGTCGCTGGAAGGCAATGCGTTGGCGTCGCAGGGCGGGCTATGCCTCAGCCTGGCGCGCATGGATCGTATTCTCTCAGTCGACTCGGAAGATATGCTTGTCGTCGTGGAGGCGGGTGTTAGGCGCCTACAACTCGATGGCGAACTCAAAGGAACGGGGTTATTCTTTCCCATTGATCCGGGCGCCGACGCCACGCTTGGCGGAATGGCTGCAACGCGGGCGTCCGGTACGACAGCCGTGAAGTACGGCACGATGCGTGAGAATGTCCTGAGCTGCACGGTCGTTTTGGCCGATGGCCGCATCGTCCGCACAAGGAGCCGAGCGCCAAAATCTGCGGCCGGCTACGATCTCACGGGCCTGTTCGTTGGATCTGAAGGCACGCTAGGCATTATTTCAGATTTGACCTTGCGTTTGCGTCCCGTCCCGGAATGCGTGGCGACGCTGGTGTGTGGCTTTGATGATCTTGCCCAGGCTGTCGGCTGCGTCGTCGACACCATGCAACTGGGGCTTCCGGTCTTGCGCATCGAATTCATGGACGCCGCGATGGCTATTGCTATCAACGCGTTCGCCAAACTCGCGCTTCCTGAAACGGCTACGCTTCTGGTGGAGCTTTCCGGAGGGCCAAGCGAAGTTAAGGAAACGCAGGCTGTCTTCGCCGCTGTTATGGCCGAGCGCGGCGGCAACCTGATCGGGACGGAGACCACAGCGGAAGGCCGCAGTGCATTATGGAAAGGCCGCCATAACGCCCTTTACGCGAGCCGGGCGCAACGGCCGGGCGGCAAAGTCCTGATCACCGATGTCTGCGTGCCGATTTCACAGCTCACGCAATGCCTTGTGGAAACCAGAGCTGACCTCAACAGGTCATCGTTGCCAGCAACAATTGCGGGCCATGTCGGTGATGGCAACTTCCATGCCTTTATTTGCGTAGATCCAGACAATGCTGCGGAAATTGAAGAAGCGGAGGCGCTCCATTTCCGTATGGCGGAGAGGGCAATTCGTTGCGGCGGCACCTGCACAGGCGAACATGGCATCGGGCTCGGCAAGAAACGTTTATTGGAGCTTGAACTCGGCGCCGCGACGCCTCTGTTAGCGGACATCAAGCGGGCGTTGGATCCAAGCGGTATTCTCAATCCAGATAAAGTGTTCGATATGCCTCTGCGTTGACACCGCGCGGGCGCTGGTCTCACGTGACGATGCGCGCTGTTTGATAGCCCGCCAATTCCAGTCCATCGCGCGTGATAGTGCCTGCGAGCTTCTGAGATTTCATGGCCGTGTCCATGTAGGAAAGCACCGCCAAACCTTCCTCGGACGCCAAAGACAGCGGCGCAACGACGCCCTCGGGCGTGAGTTGACAGGGCAAGAAGCCGATTTCTGCAAAGCCTCGCGCATCGCCGCGCGCCCACGCGACAAGCGTCATACGGCTGTCTTTGTGAAGAGGAAGCAGCGGCCAGCCCTCGCGGGGTCCCATCCTGTAGGAAGCGTCCGCCCCACCCTCTGCGTAGAAATCCTGAAGTGCTGCTTCTGGTATCGTCGTGCGAATATCGGCGACCAAATGCCCGAGCCCATAAAGAACAGGCTTGCCTTTGTACCATTCCATGCCGCGAAGGCAGTGATGGTGATGTCCAACGACGAGATCGGCGCCATGATCGATGCAAAAGCGTGCCGTGTGTTTTTCGTGGTCGGTCAGGTGAAAAGGCCGGCCGAAATCGCCCCAGTGAAAGCTGGCGACCACGAGGTCAGCGACGCCACGCGCGCGTTCGATATCAGAGCGAAGTTTAGCGAAATCGTCTTCATCCGGCACGCTGGTCAAACGAGGCGCAGTCCCCGGCAAGTAATAACCGGGAAATTGTTCGCGCCAGAAATTGTAGGAGCGCACCGGCGCTATGCCGGGGCTTGCCTCGCCGGCTTCGTAGCCAAACGGGAAGACGCTGGCATATCCGAGAAACGCGATGCGAAGGCCTTGTGCGTTGATAAGAGCCGGCGCGCGCGCCTCCGCGTCTGACGCGCCGGCGCCGCAGGTCTGAACCCCCGCGGCGCGGAGCTTATCGCGCGTTTCGAGCATCGCCGCCGCGCCGAAATCCATCATATGGTTGGTGGCCATCGCGACCACCTTGAACCCAGCCTTGGCGACAGCCGAGAGATTGTGCGCAGCAGAGCCGACAACGAGAGGGGCGCCGAGCGGCGGACGTGGAATGTTGGAGTAGGCGCATTCGAGATTTGCGAACATGATGTCGGGCGCGTGCAAAACGCCGTCCAGTTCGGCGAACACCTCGTCGGGATTGGCGCGGTCGATCAGAATATCCCCGGCCAAGCCAATGAGCACATGATCCGCCATGCTAGTTCTCTCGCGTTGTTTCTGCCGCTGAGGCGGCGAGGCACCCTCTATTGAAGAGCGTTTCGGATGATAGCTCCGTTACGTATGACGGCACTCAAGCTTCGCCCATCGTTGGCGAGAAGACTTATGTCGCTTAGCGGATCGCCACCGACGACGAGCAAATCCGCGTAGGCGCCGGGTTTAATGCAGCCAAGTCTGCCTTCGTGCTGAAGCAGAGCGGCGTTGACCGACGTGGCTTGTCGCAAAATCTCGAGTGGTGAAAACACTTCGCTGCGAATGGTGAATTCGCGGCATTGCTGCAGATAGGTGTCTCCCAATAAGTCGGTGCCGAAACCGATGCGCAATCCAGCCTTGCGCATCGCCTCTAGTCCCGTGAGCGCAGCGCCGCGTATGGCGCCCAATTTCTCTTGGCTTTCGCGCGGAAGGCCCAGGCGGGGGCCTTGCTCGGCGAGGGCGAAAATGATCGACATGGTCGGGACCACGAAGGCATCATGTTGTTTGACCGTTTCGGCGGTTTCGTCGTCCATGAGTGTGCCGTGCTCAATTGCGCGCACGCCCAATTCGACGCACCTTTTTATCGCGCTCGCGGGATGACAATGAGCCGAGACGTAAGAGCGTCTTTCGTGTGCTTCAGTGACGATCGTCCGGATTTCGTCTTCGCGAAATTGATTCATCCAGATCGGATCGGTAGGCGAGGCGACCCCGCCGGAGGCCATAATCTTGATGCAATGGGCGCCGCGGCGAAACTCTTCGCGAACAGCTCGAAGACAGGCATCAACGCCGTCAACGATGACAGCCAATGAATTAGCGTGGCCGCAAGAGCAATAGCCCTCATTGTGATGGGCCTCGTGCGCAAGGCGTGCGTCGCCATGCCCGCCAGTCATCGAAAGCATTTTGCCCGCATAGAAGAAACGTGGACCCAGGACCAAGCCGTCTTCGATGGCGCGCCAGAGGCCAAAATCGCCTCCGCCAACGTCGCGGACGCTGGTGAAGCCGCATTGCAGGGCGTGTCCCAACATGCGCGCGGCATGCGCGG
This window of the alpha proteobacterium U9-1i genome carries:
- a CDS encoding dihydroneopterin aldolase, with the protein product MNTALHIQALEIYAHHGVFEEERCLGQRFRFDVRADLVARGTHEQDDLSASVDYAIVAARIEQLATGKRFHTLEALAEAMARDLIRQFPIFSSVRITAAKSAPPLALSLEGIAVEIDLRRDELESGK
- a CDS encoding pqqC-like protein, yielding MLAENLSEEEGLSDGHKPHAALWLDFARGIGAEEAQVRATIPRAQTKNLIDTFLRLSRQSYPAALGALYAYESQMPDVALTKIKGLQEFYGARDETATRFFAVHASADVEHADVCRALLNQLTDDDAEEAVSAALELSNALLGFLDGALENSALAA
- a CDS encoding methylenetetrahydrofolate dehydrogenase, which translates into the protein MDAIAPRVADFRRIWGRAPGLAVILVGDDSASATYVGRKEATARERGFFSRTHRLARDVEQAELLGLIEALNHDAAMDAILVQLPLPGHLDEAEILAAISPAKDVDGFHVVNSGLLVRGLPALTPCTPKGCMLLIREARSNLAGLNAVVIGRSNIVGKPMAHLLLSADCTVTVAHSKTCDLPVVTRAADILIAAAGRAEMVRGDWIKPGAIVIDVGINRRSGRIVGDVCFNEAQAVAGFITPVPGGVGPMTIACLLDNTLAAATAAATAKTR
- a CDS encoding transcriptional regulator of TetR family, producing MSTRAALAKSPRLARADWIAAARDALIKGGEGRVKVEHLAETLGVTTGSFYWHFKNRQELLGDLLADWESTNSIGYLGAIRANAGDPDAQLRALQRVWVLELDFDPAYDAAVRDWARTSIKADKIVRRVDVTRIALVQEMYEGWGYSREDAAVRARVAYYHQVGYYAMRIAESRAERLELSDAYFRALKGDPPASRPRQKSRR
- a CDS encoding sarcosine oxidase beta subunit, with translation MTRYSALRVFWEGVRGQTGWSQAWRSPEPKPRYDVVIVGGGGHGLATAYYLAKNHGVTNVAVLERGWIGGGNTGRNTTIIRSDYYYPSSIALFELSLKLYEKLSLELNYNVMFSQRGMVVAGHSRHDMENMERLVRAMALHGVDVRMLDREAIARRVPPLDCSPNARFPVWGGYVQERAGPARHDAVAWGFARGADQLGVDIIQNCEVRGFRKNETGRVIAVETSLGVIQADKIALAVAGHSSVVAREAGLELPVTSYALQAFVSEPVKPALDVVSRSLATGTYISQSDKGGLVFGGALDLYPSYAQRGNLPVGARVIAAIADQYPSFSRVRLLRQWAGIVDVVHDSSPILGETPVPGLYLNCGWGTGGFKAIPAGGVLLAHHLATDRSHPIAQPFSLDRFRTGALLDEAAGAGIAH
- a CDS encoding sarcosine oxidase delta subunit — encoded protein: MFFRINPKGLHFERWLHEAGCLQWFNVARDTRTHKIHAVYKMTDPKPVIADEVAR
- a CDS encoding sarcosine oxidase alpha subunit; amino-acid sequence: MRLPKGGRLIDRQRPLSFSFEGQQLQGYVGDTLASALLASGKSVVGRSFKYHRPRGIFAAGVEEPNALMQVGEGGRADANLVATQIALHDGLSARAVNCWPSAAFDLGAINNALARFFPAGFYYKTFLWPNWRVYEPVIRRAAGLGKASEQPDADAYETRFAHCDVLVVGGGPAGISAALTAQSSGARVMLVEQDARLGGSLRWRGGEIDDAPSETWLSHVEATLQAGSRTKLLKRTMAVGYFDHNSVALLQSFDVQAGQCAASARMRLWQVRAKRVILASGAIERPLVFPGNDRPGVMLASAVARYIGDYGVRCGEAALFLANNDSAYASAQAYRMAGGNIKAIVDTRADPGVEAARLAAEGVEVIAGGTVVMTKGAKRISAARVRTASGAELELRIDLLAVSGGWTPTIHLHCQSGGLPKWDDRFACLVPGPSVQNETSVGASAGVFSLGEAMKQGARAGADAAQAAGYNCDSATPAPQARSTISFAIEPVWMMEGKGKAFVDLQNDVTAGDIELAHRENFVSVEHLKRYTTLGMGTDQGKTSNVNALALMGQMRGSPPAQSGVTRYRFPFAPLPIGALNGFDRSETLRPSRRLPLHDWHTGAGAVFEEYGSWMRPARYPRGGETRFDAEQREARTVREAVGIFDGSPLGKIEVLGPDAGRFLDRIYANRMSDLAVGRCRYGLMLNELGVVIDDGVASRLDENRFLVGTTSAGAARIAAWLEEWLQCEWTSLNVLVAPVTHCWGVVTVTGPKARETMARVGVNFDIGPEGFKHLSWREGEVGGVSARVFRVSYTGEVSYEINVAPSRISEVWRSCFEAGKELGIAPVGIDAWDVLRTERGFLHVGSDTDGTTSALDAGWGRVLKRKDDFVGRRSLMRPDDQRANRLNFVGIEPVSPDAPIRVGLPVIAKAAAKRSDGYITSACFSPTLGRYVGLGMIEDGRARIGETIALAADGAQIIAKITVPGAFDPKGERVHG
- a CDS encoding sarcosine oxidase gamma subunit, which encodes MADAAVVRRFLGEGLSIEEQLVSGAIVRLRKPDAALLGGIGAALTVPLPQKPNSLEREGGPQACWLAPGEWAVFGAKFEDVQTQVARVCAGAVTHHVADIGEAWRCWRVSGEAAEPILANGCPLDLEGVQGAKGCARTLLGQTNVLLVWTSDGWTIYAERALAQFIWAWFSRAGRAWNLCEAA
- a CDS encoding formyltetrahydrofolate deformylase — encoded protein: MAAVASYLAENNANIIESNQFNDSVGNQFYMRVSFQADGEMPSLQDLDRGFAKVAQPYAMTWEFHDARIKPRVLIAVSKIPHCLSDLLSRWRSGLLAIDVPAVVSNHDDMRSFVEWHGIDYHHLPVTSDTKREQEARLATLVDEMNIDVVVLARYMQVLSRDLCGKLSGKCINIHHSFLPSFKGAGPYTQAHQRGVKLIGATAHYVTTDLDEGPIIEQDVERVSHAHTPSDLVLIGRDIESRVLARAVKWHVERRVILNGNKTIVFP
- a CDS encoding D-lactate dehydrogenase, with product MSGWSERRTRPGVLAGLRDQLRDVLGARVLDSEAVRDQHSRDEAFHQALPDLVAFPQTAEEIASILRACKAYECPVTPWGAGTSLEGNALASQGGLCLSLARMDRILSVDSEDMLVVVEAGVRRLQLDGELKGTGLFFPIDPGADATLGGMAATRASGTTAVKYGTMRENVLSCTVVLADGRIVRTRSRAPKSAAGYDLTGLFVGSEGTLGIISDLTLRLRPVPECVATLVCGFDDLAQAVGCVVDTMQLGLPVLRIEFMDAAMAIAINAFAKLALPETATLLVELSGGPSEVKETQAVFAAVMAERGGNLIGTETTAEGRSALWKGRHNALYASRAQRPGGKVLITDVCVPISQLTQCLVETRADLNRSSLPATIAGHVGDGNFHAFICVDPDNAAEIEEAEALHFRMAERAIRCGGTCTGEHGIGLGKKRLLELELGAATPLLADIKRALDPSGILNPDKVFDMPLR